Genomic window (Streptomyces sp. LX-29):
GCAGCGGCTGGGTGACCTGCGGCAGTTCGGCGTCGACGAGCCGGAAGAACGCGCGCAGCGAGGCGGCGGCGTGCAGTGGCACCCGGTCATAGCCGGACTCCACCGCGCCGGGCTTGGCGATGTCGCTGACGATGCCCTTGGTGGAGGGGATCAGATGGCGCAGCACCGGCAGCGCCACGGCCGCCTTGTCGTGCATCCTGTTGGCCGGGTTGACCAGCGCCAGGCCGCTGATGGCGGCGCCGTGGCGGGCGGCCAGCCGCAGCGCCAGCGCGCCGCCCATCGACAGCCCGCAGACGAAGACCTTGGAGCAGCGCTCGGTGAGCGCCCGCAGCTCGCGGTCCACCTCGGCGTACCAGTCCTGCCAGCCGGTGACGGCCAGGTCCTGCCAGCGGGTGCCGTGGCCGGGCAGCAGCGGCAGGGAGACGGTCAGGCCGCGCTCCGCGAGGTGGTCGGCCCAGGGCCGTACCGACTGCGGGGAGCCGGTGAAGCCGTGACAGACGAGGACGCCGACGTCTCCGCCGTCG
Coding sequences:
- a CDS encoding alpha/beta fold hydrolase yields the protein MPLLPGAEPFRHDGGDVGVLVCHGFTGSPQSVRPWADHLAERGLTVSLPLLPGHGTRWQDLAVTGWQDWYAEVDRELRALTERCSKVFVCGLSMGGALALRLAARHGAAISGLALVNPANRMHDKAAVALPVLRHLIPSTKGIVSDIAKPGAVESGYDRVPLHAAASLRAFFRLVDAELPQVTQPLLVMHSPQDHVVPPVDSARILGRVSSLDVTERLLERSYHVATLDHDAEFVFEETYAFLNRLAPEVGAPARAAQRASTPKESVGEAPESVAEAPESGEEATARGGA